A genome region from Nycticebus coucang isolate mNycCou1 chromosome 22, mNycCou1.pri, whole genome shotgun sequence includes the following:
- the RPS8 gene encoding 40S ribosomal protein S8, translating to MGISRDNWHKRRKTGGKRKPYHKKRKYELGRPAANTKIGPRRIHTVRVRGGNKKYRALRLDVGNFSWGSECCTRKTRIIDVVYNASNNELVRTKTLVKNCIVLIDSTPYRQWYESHYALPLGRKKGAKLTPEEEEILNKKRSKKIQKKYDERKKNAKISSLLEEQFQQGKLLACIASRPGQCGRADGYVLEGKELEFYLRKIKARKGK from the exons ATGG GCATCTCTCGGGACAACTGGCACAAGCGCCGCAAGACCGGGGGCAAGAGAAAGCCCTACCACAAGAAGCGGAAGTATGAGTTGGGACGCCCCGCAGCTAACACTAAG ATTGGCCCCCGCCGAATACATACAGTCCGTGTCCGGGGAGGTAACAAGAAATATCGCGCCCTGAGGCTGGATGTGGGAAACTTCTCTTGGGGCTCAGAGT GTTGTACTAGGAAAACAAGGATCATTGATGTTGTCTACAATGCATCTAATAATGAGCTGGTTCGTACCAAGACCTTGGTGAAGAACTGCATTGTGCTTATTGACAGCACACCATACCGACAGTGGTATGAGTCCCACTATGCACTGCCCCTAGGCCGCAAGAAAGGAGCCAAGCTG ACtccagaagaagaagagattttaaacaaaaaacgttcaaaaaaaattcagaagaaatatgatgaaaggaaaaagaacgCCAAAATAAGCAGTCTTCTGGAGGAGCAGTTCCAGCAGGGCAAGCTTCTTG CATGCATTGCATCAAGACCAGGCCAGTGTGGCCGAGCAGATGGCTATGTGCTAGAAGGCAAAGAGCTAGAGTTCTATCTGAGGAAAATCAAGGCCCGGAAAGGCAAAtaa